One Aminivibrio pyruvatiphilus DNA window includes the following coding sequences:
- a CDS encoding ParB/RepB/Spo0J family partition protein, which yields MAKARALGKGLGALFTPPAEAPLPHGGAQPEITSLPVDSIRPNPAQPRRDMDEAALDSLAESIRNHGVVQPLIVRPLEEDGSYEIVAGERRWRAARSAGLTRVPVRVMEGSDRDLREISLVENIQREDLSPLEIASAITELIQHHTLTQEEVAERIGWSRAAVTNKLRLLQLPEEVRNMLSESLLSEGHCRALLSVDSPSMMIALARTAEERGMSVRQLEEAVRRSKLQVPEVSSAKRASFVIPEPVQSSLRGQGISLKVTGNPNRMKVSLDGLNRSQMEAFVRFLEERGEELFPGK from the coding sequence GTGGCTAAAGCGCGCGCACTAGGAAAGGGCCTCGGAGCCCTCTTCACACCCCCGGCGGAGGCGCCTCTTCCTCACGGTGGAGCGCAGCCGGAGATTACCTCTCTTCCGGTGGACAGCATCCGCCCGAACCCCGCCCAGCCGAGGCGGGACATGGACGAGGCTGCCCTCGATTCTCTCGCCGAGTCCATACGGAATCACGGCGTCGTCCAGCCGCTTATCGTCCGCCCCCTCGAAGAGGATGGAAGCTACGAGATCGTGGCAGGCGAGAGGCGGTGGCGGGCCGCCCGCTCCGCCGGCCTGACCCGGGTGCCGGTGCGGGTCATGGAAGGCAGCGACCGGGATCTGCGGGAGATATCCCTGGTGGAGAATATCCAGAGGGAAGACCTTTCCCCCCTGGAAATCGCTTCCGCCATAACGGAGCTGATCCAGCACCATACCCTCACCCAGGAAGAAGTGGCCGAACGCATCGGCTGGAGCAGGGCCGCCGTGACAAACAAGCTGCGGCTTCTCCAGCTGCCGGAAGAGGTCAGGAACATGCTCTCCGAGAGCCTTCTTTCCGAAGGCCACTGCAGGGCCCTTCTCTCGGTGGACTCCCCCTCTATGATGATCGCCCTGGCACGGACTGCGGAAGAACGGGGCATGTCAGTCCGTCAGCTTGAAGAGGCGGTCAGGAGATCGAAGCTGCAGGTGCCCGAGGTTTCCTCCGCCAAACGGGCCTCCTTCGTCATACCGGAACCGGTGCAGTCTTCCCTCAGGGGCCAGGGAATTTCTCTTAAGGTGACAGGAAACCCGAACCGCATGAAAGTGTCCCTCGACGGGCTGAACAGGAGCCAGATGGAGGCCTTTGTGCGTTTTCTGGAGGAACGGGGAGAGGAACTATTTCCCGGGAAATAG
- a CDS encoding HIT family protein, translating to MENIFAPWRMAYIQVSKKQDGCIFCEFPPENRDEERLILHRGTTCFVIFNAFPYNPGHLMVAPYRHTAEYELLSDEEMLEMHRLGGRCISVLKKVMNPQGFNLGINLGKVAGAGFDGHLHLHIVPRWNGDTNFMPVFADVRVVAEELAATYGRMKEAWNE from the coding sequence ATGGAGAACATCTTCGCACCCTGGAGAATGGCCTATATTCAGGTTTCGAAAAAGCAGGACGGATGCATATTCTGCGAATTCCCGCCGGAGAACCGTGACGAGGAACGGCTCATTCTCCACAGGGGAACCACCTGCTTTGTCATTTTCAACGCCTTCCCCTACAACCCCGGCCACCTCATGGTCGCACCATACCGCCATACGGCAGAATACGAACTCCTCTCCGACGAGGAGATGCTTGAAATGCACCGCCTTGGCGGAAGATGCATCTCAGTGCTGAAGAAAGTGATGAATCCCCAGGGATTCAACCTCGGCATCAACCTCGGCAAGGTCGCCGGGGCAGGATTCGACGGCCACCTTCATCTGCACATCGTCCCCAGGTGGAACGGCGACACGAATTTCATGCCCGTGTTTGCCGATGTCCGTGTCGTAGCCGAGGAGCTGGCGGCAACCTATGGGCGGATGAAGGAAGCCTGGAATGAATGA
- a CDS encoding IMPACT family protein, producing the protein MSDLYNEPAAETVTETKVQKSLFIAHVCICSDEAEARERIRSISSDHRQANHNCWAYRVGSLKCEEYFSDDGEPAGTAGKPILGAILRQELTNVLVVVTRYFGGIKLGVRGLIEAYGNAASEGLLASGKVLRRVRTSYEIRMPYDMAKLMDRLLDSCDTGGEFRTIEYGEYIRVRCAVPLDLAPRVEETLEEWKNTRRIRGWDPVG; encoded by the coding sequence ATGAGTGACCTGTACAACGAACCCGCCGCTGAAACTGTAACGGAAACGAAAGTCCAGAAATCCCTTTTCATCGCCCATGTCTGTATTTGCTCCGACGAAGCGGAAGCACGGGAAAGAATCAGAAGTATTTCCTCGGACCACCGGCAGGCAAACCATAACTGCTGGGCGTACAGGGTCGGCTCACTGAAATGTGAAGAATACTTCTCCGACGACGGAGAACCCGCCGGAACGGCGGGAAAACCCATCCTCGGAGCGATTCTCCGGCAGGAACTGACGAATGTGCTGGTGGTGGTGACCCGGTATTTCGGCGGTATCAAGCTCGGTGTGCGCGGCCTCATAGAAGCCTACGGAAACGCCGCCTCGGAGGGTCTCCTCGCATCGGGAAAAGTACTGCGGAGAGTGAGAACATCCTATGAAATACGGATGCCCTACGACATGGCAAAGCTGATGGACCGGCTTCTCGATTCATGCGACACAGGGGGAGAATTTCGGACCATCGAATACGGCGAGTACATTAGGGTGCGGTGCGCTGTCCCTCTCGACCTGGCGCCCAGAGTGGAAGAAACCCTCGAAGAGTGGAAAAACACCAGAAGAATCCGAGGGTGGGATCCGGTCGGGTGA
- a CDS encoding biotin transporter BioY → MKTRYKTLILAAFFTGLTAVGAFIRIPLPFVPITLQVLMVLLSGLLLSPRAALLSQAAYVLLGLSGVPVFAGGGGISYTLSPTFGYLMGQIPAAWVISRIVNRGEVAFKKIFLAAMAGISIMYLLGVTVLFLNLNYVAGKPTDLAQVLHIGVYPFIFPDLLKAAAAALLTLKIRRVSKGPL, encoded by the coding sequence GTGAAAACACGCTACAAAACTCTCATACTTGCGGCTTTTTTTACCGGATTGACGGCAGTGGGAGCTTTTATCCGAATACCGTTGCCCTTTGTTCCCATTACACTCCAGGTCCTCATGGTACTTCTTTCGGGGTTGCTTCTTTCACCCAGGGCGGCTCTCCTCTCCCAGGCAGCGTATGTTCTCCTGGGACTTTCGGGAGTTCCCGTTTTTGCAGGTGGAGGAGGCATTTCCTACACTCTTTCTCCCACCTTTGGATATCTCATGGGGCAGATTCCTGCGGCATGGGTCATATCCCGCATTGTCAACAGAGGCGAAGTTGCCTTTAAGAAGATATTCCTGGCGGCGATGGCCGGAATTTCCATTATGTATTTGCTGGGTGTAACGGTGCTGTTCCTCAATCTCAACTACGTTGCCGGAAAACCAACGGATCTGGCACAGGTACTGCATATCGGCGTCTATCCCTTCATTTTTCCTGATCTTCTGAAAGCAGCCGCAGCAGCGCTTCTAACCCTTAAAATACGGAGAGTCTCAAAAGGTCCACTCTAA